One region of Ornithinibacter aureus genomic DNA includes:
- a CDS encoding bifunctional [glutamine synthetase] adenylyltransferase/[glutamine synthetase]-adenylyl-L-tyrosine phosphorylase, giving the protein MSSRGPGSIPVAIARLGFDDAARAFGLLQDPALAGLIHSREHIEDHGLAAALAGVPDPDGALLGLVRFMEVVGRDAALRGPVTEALAAPGPARQRLLAVLGSSAALGDHLCAHPHQWSAVTRAQPLTAQQRIQRLVEAVSAPQGAPAVDVLRTAYREQLLEIAALDLTSGDPLVSLPETAAALADLAQAALEAALVIAGDEVGADAGRTRLAVIAMGKTGGRELNYISDVDVIFVAEPADGVPEEESTAVATDLATRLMRICSASTATGALWQVDPALRPEGKNGPLVRTVASHRSYYERWAKTWEFQALLKARPVAGDPEVGQAYCDAVQPMVWQASTRENFVADVQAMRRRVEQHIPPAEAARQLKLGAGGLRDVEFSVQLLQLVHGRADESLRTGTTLDGLAALSAGGYVGREDAATLAAAYRLLRTLEHRIQLYRLRRTHLMPTAASDLRRLGRALGHRSSPADAVIAQWKAQQREVRRLHERIFYHPLLSAVARLSDSEVRLTPEAARERLAALGFRDPHGALRHLEALTDGLSRRAAIQRQLLPVMLGWFADEADPDAGLLAFRKISEELGTTPWYLRLLRDEGSAAERLAHTLARSRFAAGLLEQAPECVQFLGDESGLRPRAREDVLRRMRSAAGRKDDPASAVLAARTIRRSELFRIAVADLSGLLTLDGLGTAMTDLTSALLEVTLELCVRDLEARTGAPALTTVVVVGMGRLGGGEQGYGSDADVLFVHEPVDGADEGAAQGQALEIVKDLIRLLGLRGPDPNLDVDAGLRPEGKNGPLVRSLASYREYYARWSLVWEAHALLRATPIAGDADLGERFLDLIAPLRWPAGGLDATQVREIRTLKARMEAERLPRGADRKTHFKLGHGGLSDVEWVVQLVQLQHAHAHPELRTTSTMAALSAAESLGLIDPGHAADLAASWRLASSMRNAGVLFRAKTVDAVPTDPRDADGIARILGLPGGSGQELGERYRKLARRARAAHEAEFYDD; this is encoded by the coding sequence GTGAGCTCTCGCGGTCCCGGGTCGATCCCCGTCGCCATCGCGCGGCTGGGGTTCGACGACGCTGCCCGGGCGTTCGGTTTGTTGCAGGACCCGGCGCTCGCCGGGCTCATCCACTCCCGCGAGCACATCGAGGACCACGGGCTCGCCGCTGCCCTCGCCGGTGTCCCGGACCCTGACGGGGCCCTGCTCGGGTTGGTGCGCTTCATGGAGGTCGTCGGTCGCGATGCCGCTCTCCGCGGGCCGGTCACCGAGGCGCTGGCGGCACCGGGCCCCGCGCGTCAGCGGCTGCTCGCGGTGCTGGGCAGCTCGGCGGCCCTCGGCGACCACCTGTGCGCCCACCCGCACCAGTGGAGCGCCGTCACGCGGGCCCAGCCCCTCACCGCGCAGCAGCGCATCCAGCGACTCGTCGAGGCGGTGAGTGCCCCACAGGGTGCGCCGGCCGTCGACGTCCTGCGCACGGCATACCGCGAACAACTGCTCGAGATCGCGGCCCTGGACCTCACGTCCGGTGACCCACTCGTGTCCCTCCCGGAGACGGCCGCGGCCCTGGCCGACCTGGCTCAGGCGGCGCTGGAGGCCGCTCTGGTGATCGCCGGCGACGAGGTCGGGGCGGATGCCGGGCGCACCCGCCTGGCGGTCATCGCCATGGGCAAGACCGGCGGGCGCGAGCTGAACTACATCTCCGACGTCGACGTCATCTTCGTGGCCGAACCGGCGGACGGGGTGCCCGAGGAGGAGTCGACGGCGGTCGCGACGGACCTCGCGACGCGCCTGATGCGGATCTGCTCGGCATCGACGGCCACGGGGGCGTTGTGGCAGGTCGACCCGGCGCTGCGCCCCGAGGGCAAGAACGGGCCGCTCGTGCGCACCGTCGCGAGCCACCGCTCCTACTACGAGCGGTGGGCCAAGACGTGGGAGTTCCAGGCGCTGCTCAAGGCCCGCCCGGTCGCAGGTGACCCCGAGGTGGGGCAGGCCTACTGCGACGCCGTGCAGCCGATGGTCTGGCAGGCCTCCACCCGCGAGAACTTCGTCGCCGACGTGCAGGCGATGCGCCGACGCGTCGAACAGCACATCCCACCCGCCGAGGCCGCCCGCCAGCTCAAGCTCGGTGCGGGTGGGCTGCGCGACGTCGAGTTCTCCGTGCAGCTGCTCCAACTCGTGCACGGCCGGGCCGATGAGTCGCTGCGCACCGGGACCACGCTCGACGGGCTCGCGGCCCTGTCGGCCGGTGGCTACGTGGGGCGCGAGGACGCCGCGACGCTCGCGGCGGCATACCGGCTGCTGCGCACGCTGGAACACCGCATCCAGCTCTACCGCCTGCGCCGCACCCACCTCATGCCCACCGCAGCCTCGGACCTGCGCCGCCTCGGACGGGCGCTCGGTCACCGGTCCTCACCGGCGGATGCCGTCATCGCCCAGTGGAAGGCCCAGCAGCGCGAGGTGCGCCGCCTGCACGAGCGGATCTTCTACCACCCGCTGCTCTCGGCCGTGGCCCGCCTCTCCGACTCCGAGGTGCGCCTGACTCCCGAGGCCGCGCGAGAGCGCCTGGCCGCGTTGGGTTTCCGCGATCCGCATGGCGCGCTCCGTCACCTCGAAGCCTTGACCGACGGGCTCAGCCGACGGGCCGCGATCCAGCGGCAGCTGTTGCCGGTGATGCTCGGCTGGTTCGCCGACGAGGCCGACCCGGATGCCGGCCTGCTCGCCTTCCGCAAGATCAGCGAGGAGCTCGGGACCACTCCGTGGTACCTGCGGCTGCTGCGCGACGAGGGCTCGGCCGCCGAGCGGCTCGCGCACACCCTGGCCCGCAGCCGCTTCGCCGCCGGCCTGCTCGAGCAGGCGCCGGAGTGCGTGCAGTTCCTGGGGGACGAGTCGGGACTGCGGCCGCGTGCGCGCGAGGACGTCCTGCGTCGCATGCGGTCGGCCGCGGGGCGCAAGGACGACCCGGCATCCGCGGTGCTCGCTGCCCGCACCATCCGCCGATCCGAGCTCTTCCGCATCGCGGTCGCCGACCTGTCCGGCCTGCTCACCCTCGACGGGCTCGGCACGGCGATGACCGACCTCACCTCGGCGCTGCTCGAGGTGACCCTCGAGCTGTGCGTGCGTGACCTCGAGGCCCGCACCGGCGCCCCTGCCCTCACCACGGTGGTCGTCGTCGGCATGGGGCGCCTCGGTGGCGGCGAGCAGGGGTACGGCTCGGACGCCGACGTGCTGTTCGTGCACGAGCCGGTCGACGGGGCCGACGAGGGGGCGGCACAGGGGCAGGCCCTCGAGATCGTCAAGGACCTCATCCGCCTGCTCGGCCTGCGCGGGCCCGACCCCAACCTCGACGTCGACGCCGGGCTGCGCCCTGAGGGCAAGAACGGCCCGCTCGTGCGCTCGCTCGCCTCGTACCGCGAGTACTACGCGCGCTGGTCGCTCGTCTGGGAGGCGCACGCCCTGCTGCGGGCGACGCCGATCGCCGGCGACGCCGACCTCGGCGAGCGCTTCCTCGACCTGATCGCCCCGTTGCGCTGGCCGGCTGGCGGGCTCGACGCGACCCAGGTTCGCGAGATCAGGACCCTGAAGGCTCGGATGGAGGCTGAGCGGCTGCCGCGGGGTGCGGACCGCAAGACGCACTTCAAGCTCGGCCACGGCGGCCTGTCCGACGTCGAGTGGGTCGTCCAGCTCGTGCAGCTGCAGCACGCCCACGCCCACCCCGAGCTGCGCACGACCTCGACGATGGCGGCCCTGTCGGCGGCGGAGTCGCTCGGGTTGATCGACCCCGGCCACGCCGCGGACCTCGCGGCGTCCTGGCGCCTGGCGTCGTCGATGCGCAACGCCGGGGTGCTCTTCCGTGCCAAGACGGTGGATGCCGTGCCGACCGACCCGCGCGACGCCGACGGCATCGCGCGCATCCTCGGCCTGCCGGGGGGCTCGGGCCAGGAGCTGGGGGAGCGCTACCGCAAGCTGGCTCGGCGGGCCCGGGCCGCCCACGAGGCCGAGTTCTACGACGACTGA
- the hisD gene encoding histidinol dehydrogenase — protein MIPRLDLRGQHLSLRELKAALPRAEFDVEAAVDAVRPIVADVAERGAAALYDAAERFDGIRPGRLRVPAEVIADALTTLDPAVRAALEESIRRARVVHADQRRSDTTTQVADGGTVTERWVPVDRVGLYVPGGLAVYPSSVVMNVVPAQLAQVPSLAVASPPQRDHGGWPHPTILAACALLEVDEVWAMGGAQAVAAFAYGIEDDGEVCDPVSLVTGPGNIYVAAAKRLLKGIVGIDAEAGPTEIAVLADDSADADHVASDLISQAEHDPLAAAVLVTDSPDLVDAVEAALARRVASTKHTERVATALAGRQSAIVLVDDVEAALALVNAYAAEHLEIQTRDAASVAARVRNAGAVFVGPWSPVSLGDYAAGSNHVLPTGGCACHSSGLSVQSFLRGIHVVTYSSQALREVGGHVVTLARAEDLPAHGEAVLARHPELDPSA, from the coding sequence ATCATTCCCCGTCTCGACCTGCGCGGGCAGCACCTCAGCCTGCGTGAGCTCAAGGCCGCTCTGCCGCGCGCCGAGTTCGACGTCGAGGCGGCGGTGGATGCCGTGCGCCCGATCGTCGCGGACGTCGCCGAGCGCGGTGCGGCGGCCCTCTACGACGCCGCGGAGCGCTTCGACGGCATCCGCCCGGGGCGGTTGCGGGTGCCCGCCGAGGTCATCGCCGACGCCCTGACGACGCTGGACCCGGCCGTGCGCGCCGCGCTCGAGGAGTCCATCCGCCGGGCGCGCGTCGTGCACGCCGACCAGCGCCGGTCCGACACCACCACGCAGGTCGCCGACGGGGGCACGGTCACCGAGCGCTGGGTGCCCGTCGACCGGGTCGGCCTCTACGTGCCCGGTGGCCTGGCCGTCTACCCGAGCAGCGTCGTCATGAACGTCGTGCCCGCCCAGCTCGCGCAGGTTCCGAGCCTGGCCGTCGCGAGCCCACCGCAGCGCGACCACGGTGGCTGGCCGCACCCGACGATCCTCGCCGCGTGCGCCCTCCTGGAGGTGGACGAGGTGTGGGCCATGGGTGGGGCCCAGGCCGTGGCTGCCTTCGCGTACGGCATCGAGGACGACGGTGAGGTCTGCGACCCCGTCAGTCTCGTCACCGGCCCGGGCAACATCTACGTCGCCGCGGCCAAGCGCCTGCTCAAGGGGATCGTCGGCATCGACGCCGAGGCCGGCCCCACCGAGATCGCCGTGCTCGCCGACGACAGCGCGGATGCCGACCACGTCGCCTCGGACCTGATCTCCCAGGCCGAGCACGACCCGTTGGCAGCGGCGGTGCTCGTCACCGACTCCCCGGACCTCGTGGATGCCGTCGAGGCGGCGCTCGCGCGTCGGGTCGCCTCGACCAAGCACACCGAGCGGGTGGCCACCGCGCTGGCCGGGCGCCAGTCGGCGATCGTCCTCGTCGACGACGTGGAGGCCGCACTGGCCCTGGTCAACGCCTACGCGGCGGAGCACCTGGAGATCCAGACGCGTGATGCGGCATCCGTCGCCGCCCGGGTGCGCAACGCCGGCGCGGTCTTCGTCGGCCCATGGTCCCCGGTCAGCCTCGGCGACTACGCGGCGGGCTCCAACCACGTGCTGCCCACGGGTGGCTGTGCCTGCCACAGCAGCGGACTGTCGGTGCAGAGCTTCCTGCGCGGCATCCACGTCGTGACGTACTCGTCGCAGGCGCTGCGCGAGGTCGGCGGCCACGTCGTCACCCTGGCCCGTGCCGAGGACCTGCCCGCCCACGGCGAGGCCGTGCTCGCTCGGCACCCCGAGCTCGACCCGAGCGCCTGA
- a CDS encoding histidinol-phosphate transaminase, whose product MDSRTTIEAMLRADLRGRTAYGAPQLDVPVALNTNENSYPVPAVVVEAITRAVAAAASGLNRYPDREFTALREALAAYLLRSGTVVSAEQVWAGNGSNEVLLHLLQAFGGSGRTALGFTPAYSMHPIITTTTGTTWVDGLRGVAGGGAFDLDVASAVEQVREHRPDVVFLCSPNNPTGTALDLDTVVAVHDAAPNTLVVVDEAYAEFARPGTPSALTLLQGRPRLVVTRTMSKAFALAGGRLGYLAADPALVDALRLVRMPYHLATQTQAVALAALDHADLMLETVGAIKAERDRLVAELTAMGLDPVPSDANFVLFGGLEDSHTTWSALLERGVLVRDVGIAHYLRVTAGTPQETTAFLQAMSDLAPQHRTASTPMTLSTGARP is encoded by the coding sequence ATGGATTCCCGGACCACCATCGAGGCGATGCTGCGCGCCGACCTGCGCGGGCGCACCGCCTACGGCGCCCCGCAGCTCGACGTGCCGGTGGCCCTGAACACCAACGAGAACTCGTACCCGGTTCCGGCCGTCGTCGTCGAGGCGATCACCAGGGCGGTGGCGGCCGCGGCATCCGGTCTCAACCGCTACCCCGACCGCGAGTTCACGGCGCTGCGTGAGGCCCTGGCCGCGTACCTGCTCCGGTCGGGCACCGTGGTCAGCGCCGAGCAGGTGTGGGCCGGAAACGGCTCCAACGAGGTGCTGCTGCACCTGCTCCAGGCGTTCGGCGGCTCCGGTCGCACAGCGCTCGGGTTCACCCCGGCCTACTCGATGCACCCCATCATCACGACGACGACGGGTACGACGTGGGTCGACGGGCTGCGCGGCGTCGCGGGCGGGGGGGCGTTCGACCTCGACGTCGCTTCCGCCGTCGAGCAGGTGCGCGAGCACCGCCCTGACGTCGTGTTCCTGTGCTCCCCGAACAACCCCACCGGTACGGCGCTCGACCTCGACACCGTCGTCGCCGTGCACGACGCAGCCCCGAACACCCTCGTCGTCGTCGACGAGGCCTACGCGGAGTTCGCCCGGCCGGGCACCCCGAGTGCCCTGACGCTGCTCCAGGGTCGCCCGCGGCTGGTCGTCACGCGCACGATGAGCAAGGCGTTCGCCCTGGCGGGGGGCCGCCTGGGGTACCTCGCCGCCGACCCCGCACTCGTCGACGCGTTGCGCCTGGTGCGGATGCCGTACCACCTCGCCACCCAGACCCAGGCGGTGGCCCTCGCCGCGTTGGATCACGCAGACCTCATGCTCGAGACGGTGGGCGCGATCAAGGCCGAGCGCGACCGGCTGGTGGCCGAGCTCACCGCGATGGGGCTGGACCCGGTGCCGAGCGACGCGAACTTCGTGCTCTTCGGAGGTCTGGAGGACTCCCACACGACGTGGTCGGCGCTGCTCGAGCGGGGCGTCCTCGTCCGTGACGTCGGCATCGCCCACTATCTTCGTGTCACGGCCGGCACGCCGCAGGAGACCACCGCCTTCCTGCAGGCGATGTCCGACCTCGCACCGCAGCACCGCACCGCCAGCACGCCCATGACCCTCAGCACAGGAGCCCGACCGTGA
- the hisB gene encoding imidazoleglycerol-phosphate dehydratase HisB codes for MSSAPAPRTATVRRGTSESTVEVTVDLDGSGRGQVDTGVPFYDHMLLSLAKHSLIDLTVSATGDIHIDAHHTVEDVAIVLGQAVREALGDKSGIARFGDATVPLDEALVLAVVDVAGRPYCVHEGEPEGQQYVVIGGHYVGSLTRHVLESFAFHAQIALHVRVLGGRDPHHVVEAQFKALARALRAAVARDPRVEGIPSAKGAL; via the coding sequence GTGAGCAGCGCGCCAGCCCCCCGTACCGCCACGGTGCGTCGCGGGACCTCCGAGAGCACCGTCGAGGTGACCGTCGACCTCGACGGCAGCGGACGTGGCCAGGTCGACACCGGCGTGCCGTTCTACGACCACATGCTGCTCTCCCTGGCCAAGCACTCGCTGATCGACCTCACCGTCTCCGCCACGGGCGACATCCACATCGATGCGCACCACACCGTCGAGGACGTCGCGATCGTCCTCGGACAGGCCGTGCGAGAGGCCCTCGGGGACAAGAGCGGCATCGCCCGCTTCGGTGACGCCACCGTGCCGCTCGACGAGGCGCTCGTGCTCGCGGTCGTCGACGTCGCCGGCCGGCCCTACTGTGTCCACGAGGGGGAGCCCGAGGGGCAGCAGTACGTCGTCATCGGCGGTCACTACGTGGGCTCGCTCACCCGCCACGTCCTCGAGTCCTTCGCCTTCCACGCCCAGATCGCCCTGCACGTGCGGGTGCTCGGCGGCCGCGACCCCCACCACGTCGTCGAGGCCCAGTTCAAGGCGCTGGCGCGTGCTCTGCGTGCCGCGGTCGCCCGCGACCCCAGGGTCGAGGGGATCCCGAGCGCGAAGGGTGCGCTCTAG
- the hisH gene encoding imidazole glycerol phosphate synthase subunit HisH: MSARVVVLDYGSGNIRSAVRALEHVGAEVTLTGDRDAALAADGLFVPGVGNFHACMAGLVAADGPRIIDQRLSGGRPVLGVCVGMQVMFEGSSEPSATPVDGVGEWPGTVERLRAPVVPHMGWSAVEVAPGSVLFDGIADERFYFVHSYAAHTWALEPSDGPFAAVAPRVTWATHGERFIAAVENGPLTATQFHPEKSGEAGLALLRNWVRSL; the protein is encoded by the coding sequence ATGAGTGCACGGGTCGTCGTCCTCGACTACGGCAGCGGCAACATCCGCAGCGCCGTGCGCGCACTCGAGCACGTCGGTGCCGAGGTCACCCTCACCGGTGACCGTGATGCGGCCCTGGCTGCCGACGGGCTCTTCGTGCCGGGCGTCGGCAACTTCCACGCCTGCATGGCCGGGCTCGTTGCCGCCGACGGGCCGCGGATCATCGACCAGCGACTGTCCGGCGGTCGACCCGTCCTCGGAGTCTGCGTCGGCATGCAGGTGATGTTCGAGGGGTCGAGCGAACCCAGCGCGACCCCGGTGGACGGGGTGGGTGAGTGGCCGGGCACGGTGGAGCGGCTGCGGGCGCCGGTGGTGCCGCACATGGGCTGGTCCGCCGTCGAGGTCGCGCCGGGGAGCGTGTTGTTCGACGGCATCGCCGACGAGCGGTTCTACTTCGTGCACTCCTACGCCGCCCACACCTGGGCCCTCGAGCCCTCGGACGGGCCGTTCGCGGCCGTGGCGCCCCGGGTCACCTGGGCGACTCACGGTGAACGGTTCATCGCCGCGGTCGAGAACGGCCCCCTGACGGCGACGCAGTTCCACCCGGAGAAGTCCGGCGAAGCCGGGCTGGCGCTGCTGCGCAACTGGGTGCGTTCCCTCTGA
- the priA gene encoding bifunctional 1-(5-phosphoribosyl)-5-((5-phosphoribosylamino)methylideneamino)imidazole-4-carboxamide isomerase/phosphoribosylanthranilate isomerase PriA — MTSQPILQLLPAVDVVDGRAVQLVQGVAGTGGEFGDPLQAALAWQEQGAQWLHLVDLDAAFGRGSNADLLASIVGTLDIDVEMSGGIRDAESLERALATGCRRVNVGTAALENPEWTARAIAEHGDRVAVGLDVRGTTLAARGWTQEGGDLWETLARLDAEGCARYVVTDVAKDGMLQGPNLDLLRDVCARTDRPVIASGGVSTIEDIVAIRGLVADGVEGAIIGSALYRGAFTLPQALDVAGRA, encoded by the coding sequence GTGACCAGCCAGCCCATCCTGCAGCTCCTGCCTGCCGTCGACGTCGTCGACGGCCGGGCCGTCCAGCTCGTGCAGGGGGTGGCCGGCACCGGCGGTGAGTTCGGTGACCCGCTCCAGGCTGCGTTGGCCTGGCAGGAGCAGGGGGCGCAGTGGCTGCACCTCGTCGACCTCGACGCCGCCTTCGGTCGTGGCTCCAACGCCGACCTGCTCGCCAGCATCGTCGGAACGCTCGACATCGACGTGGAGATGAGCGGCGGCATCCGCGACGCCGAGAGCCTCGAGCGGGCGCTCGCGACGGGATGCCGTCGGGTCAACGTCGGCACGGCGGCGCTGGAGAACCCCGAGTGGACCGCCCGAGCCATCGCCGAGCACGGCGACCGGGTCGCGGTCGGGCTCGACGTGCGCGGCACCACCCTGGCCGCCCGCGGCTGGACGCAGGAGGGCGGCGACCTCTGGGAGACCCTCGCGCGCCTCGACGCCGAGGGGTGCGCCCGCTACGTCGTCACCGACGTCGCCAAGGACGGGATGCTCCAGGGCCCGAACCTCGACCTGCTGCGGGACGTGTGCGCCCGCACGGATCGTCCCGTCATCGCCTCCGGTGGGGTGTCCACCATCGAGGACATCGTCGCGATCCGAGGACTCGTGGCCGACGGGGTCGAGGGCGCGATCATCGGCTCGGCCCTGTACCGCGGGGCCTTCACGCTGCCCCAGGCCCTCGACGTCGCCGGCCGGGCATGA
- a CDS encoding SseB family protein has product MTNPREHEHHPLHAPPGEATDSADLPWAARELSPSGFETDTGAADAALLAALATSGDDVALMAAVEAGRFLVPIVAEPTEVDTSGEHAVDSRVDLAAVTLVAPDGMRALPVFSGTEAVAAWDPQARPVPVTPARAGQAAVSEGCEVIVVDVAGPATRVLRPSMVWALAQQRPWVPAHTDPFVAASVTAALRDEPDVTASEIEEGNPRGEGVLGVVLELRPGLSPDAVRAVATRVGEKLATDGELRARIDGLAFRIR; this is encoded by the coding sequence ATGACCAACCCACGCGAGCACGAACACCACCCCCTGCACGCACCCCCTGGCGAGGCGACCGACTCCGCGGATTTGCCGTGGGCCGCGCGCGAGCTCTCGCCGAGTGGCTTCGAGACCGACACCGGCGCTGCCGACGCGGCGCTGCTCGCCGCGCTGGCCACCTCCGGTGACGACGTCGCCCTCATGGCAGCCGTCGAGGCGGGGCGGTTCCTCGTGCCGATCGTCGCCGAGCCCACCGAGGTCGACACGTCGGGGGAGCACGCCGTCGACAGCCGGGTCGACCTCGCCGCCGTGACCCTCGTGGCCCCCGACGGCATGCGCGCGCTCCCGGTGTTCTCCGGCACCGAGGCCGTGGCCGCCTGGGACCCGCAGGCCCGCCCGGTGCCCGTCACCCCCGCCCGGGCCGGGCAGGCCGCGGTCTCCGAGGGGTGCGAGGTCATCGTCGTCGACGTCGCCGGGCCCGCGACCCGTGTCCTGCGCCCCTCGATGGTGTGGGCCCTGGCCCAGCAGCGCCCGTGGGTGCCGGCGCACACCGACCCGTTCGTCGCCGCGAGCGTCACCGCAGCGCTGCGCGACGAACCCGACGTCACGGCATCCGAGATCGAGGAGGGCAACCCCCGCGGCGAGGGGGTGCTCGGTGTCGTGCTCGAGCTTCGCCCCGGTCTGAGCCCCGACGCCGTGCGGGCCGTGGCGACCCGGGTCGGCGAGAAGCTCGCGACCGACGGTGAGCTGCGGGCGCGCATCGACGGGCTGGCCTTCCGCATCCGCTGA
- the infC gene encoding translation initiation factor IF-3, with protein MRLVGPNGEQVGIVRVEDALRLAAEADLDLVEVAPMAKPPVAKLMDFGKFKYEAAMKAREARKNQVNTVIKEIKLRPKIDPHDYGTKKGHVERFLKGGDKVKVTIMFRGREQSRPELGYRLLQRLAQDIAELGTVESSPKQDGRNMVMVIAPTKKKAQAMAEQRRRRDEGSAAASAPEQSIEAEVREAEAFVAPAPVAEAPVAETAPAPAAPAALAPTPAAAKPTATPRPPAAAPKPKAAPKPRATPKPKA; from the coding sequence GTGCGGTTGGTCGGCCCGAACGGCGAGCAGGTCGGCATCGTGCGCGTCGAGGACGCTCTGCGCCTCGCCGCGGAGGCAGACCTCGACCTCGTCGAGGTGGCACCGATGGCCAAGCCGCCGGTTGCCAAGCTCATGGACTTCGGCAAGTTCAAGTACGAAGCCGCCATGAAGGCACGCGAAGCGCGCAAGAACCAGGTCAACACGGTCATCAAGGAGATCAAACTCCGCCCGAAGATCGACCCGCACGACTACGGCACCAAGAAGGGCCACGTCGAGCGGTTCCTCAAGGGTGGCGACAAGGTCAAGGTGACGATCATGTTCCGCGGTCGGGAGCAGTCCCGCCCCGAACTGGGCTACCGCCTGCTCCAGCGCCTGGCGCAGGACATCGCCGAGCTCGGCACCGTGGAGTCCTCACCCAAGCAGGACGGCCGCAACATGGTCATGGTCATCGCGCCGACGAAGAAGAAGGCGCAGGCCATGGCGGAGCAGCGTCGCCGTCGTGACGAGGGCAGCGCAGCAGCCAGCGCACCGGAGCAGAGCATCGAGGCCGAGGTCCGCGAGGCCGAGGCGTTCGTGGCTCCCGCCCCGGTGGCCGAGGCCCCCGTTGCCGAAACCGCACCGGCCCCGGCAGCCCCCGCTGCACTAGCACCCACGCCGGCGGCCGCCAAGCCGACCGCGACCCCCAGGCCGCCGGCCGCAGCACCGAAGCCGAAGGCCGCCCCGAAGCCGCGGGCGACCCCGAAGCCCAAGGCCTGA
- the rpmI gene encoding 50S ribosomal protein L35 gives MPKNKTHSGAKKRFRVTGSGKVMREQAGHVHKFHEKTPQKARALSKDVLVSKGDLKKVKKLLGR, from the coding sequence ATGCCGAAGAACAAGACGCACAGCGGCGCCAAGAAGCGCTTCCGGGTCACCGGCAGCGGCAAGGTCATGCGCGAGCAGGCCGGTCACGTCCACAAGTTCCACGAGAAGACCCCGCAGAAGGCTCGCGCCCTCAGCAAGGACGTTCTCGTGTCCAAGGGCGACCTCAAGAAGGTCAAGAAGCTCCTCGGCCGCTGA
- the rplT gene encoding 50S ribosomal protein L20, producing MARVKRAVNAQKKRRVVLERASGYRGQRSRLYRKAKEQVQHSLGYSYRDRRARKGDFRRLWIQRINAAARANGMTYNRFIQGLKAAEVEVDRRMLAELAVNDAAAFTALVEISKANQPAREPAKADA from the coding sequence GTGGCACGCGTGAAGCGGGCGGTCAACGCCCAGAAGAAGCGCCGGGTTGTCCTCGAGCGGGCCAGCGGTTACCGCGGGCAGCGCTCGCGCCTGTACCGCAAGGCCAAGGAGCAGGTCCAGCACAGCCTGGGCTACAGCTACCGCGACCGTCGCGCCCGCAAGGGCGACTTCCGTCGCCTGTGGATCCAGCGCATCAACGCTGCGGCCCGCGCGAACGGCATGACCTACAACCGGTTCATCCAGGGCCTGAAGGCGGCCGAGGTCGAGGTCGACCGTCGCATGCTGGCCGAGCTGGCCGTCAACGACGCCGCGGCGTTCACCGCGCTCGTCGAGATCTCCAAGGCCAACCAGCCGGCTCGTGAGCCCGCCAAGGCTGACGCCTGA
- a CDS encoding TrmH family RNA methyltransferase, which yields MLTNPRAERVRSVRALSKRSVRERTGRFAVEGPQGVREAVRYAAARVRDVYVTSEALERYALDIVEPARAANLWVHEVSAEVLAAMAETDAPQGVLAVVDTVDGARAGADAAGPAAALAAVLDTHPRLLVLLTNVRDPGNAGTVIRGADAAGADAVLVSSASVDVHSSKVVRSTAGSLFHLPVVTGLDVEVTLETLRAHGIRTLAADGAGSTLLPDADLTAPHCWVMGNEAWGLPDEVRDACDDVVRVPIHGRAESLNLAMAATVCLYASAGQRPQRGGVTPAGYRA from the coding sequence ATGCTGACCAATCCCCGCGCCGAGCGGGTCCGGTCGGTTCGAGCGCTGTCGAAGCGGTCGGTGCGTGAGCGCACCGGCCGCTTCGCCGTCGAAGGGCCCCAAGGGGTCCGGGAGGCGGTGAGGTATGCCGCCGCCCGGGTTCGTGACGTCTACGTCACCTCCGAGGCGCTCGAGCGCTATGCCCTCGACATCGTCGAACCCGCCCGGGCCGCCAACCTCTGGGTGCACGAGGTGAGCGCCGAGGTGCTCGCCGCGATGGCCGAGACCGACGCGCCCCAGGGTGTCCTCGCGGTGGTCGACACTGTCGACGGCGCCAGGGCGGGCGCGGATGCCGCAGGGCCCGCCGCCGCTCTCGCGGCGGTCCTCGACACCCACCCACGCCTGCTCGTCCTGCTGACGAACGTGCGTGATCCCGGCAACGCCGGCACCGTCATCCGCGGTGCCGATGCGGCCGGCGCCGACGCCGTGCTCGTCAGCAGCGCGTCGGTCGACGTCCACTCCTCGAAGGTCGTGCGGTCCACGGCCGGCTCGTTGTTCCACCTGCCCGTGGTGACGGGTCTCGACGTCGAGGTGACGCTGGAGACGTTGCGCGCCCACGGCATCCGCACCCTGGCCGCAGACGGGGCGGGCTCCACGCTCCTGCCTGACGCCGACCTCACGGCACCGCACTGCTGGGTGATGGGAAACGAGGCCTGGGGGTTGCCCGACGAGGTCCGCGACGCCTGCGACGACGTCGTGCGGGTGCCCATCCACGGCCGCGCGGAATCACTCAACCTCGCCATGGCGGCGACGGTCTGCCTCTACGCGTCGGCGGGACAGCGACCACAGCGTGGGGGTGTCACCCCCGCCGGGTACCGTGCCTGA